In Betaproteobacteria bacterium, the sequence ACGCGCGGGACGGGTTTGCCATCAGAGGTTAGCGGAGCGACAGAATACGCAAAGTGCTGCGCAAGGCCTCCTCCTAAGGAGTGGCCGGTGGCGTAAATCTTGACGTCAAGGTCGGGATACTGGTTAGCAAGCTCATCGACGAATAGCTCCGCAAATTTGGTCGAGATGTCACTGTACTGGTCGTTGAACCCTGGAAAAAACCGCGAAATCCGCACCCATCGAAAGTTTGCGAGCCAATCAACCAAGCTCGTAAATTCGGTTCCACGCATTACAACAACGACCGACCGGTCGGAATCATTGCTCCAGACTTCTAGGTACAGGCCGTGCCTAGCCGCGAATTCGACGAAGTCCACGTTCGGAAAGGCAGTCCACCGCCGCCAGCGTTTGCTCCATCCTATCGCTGCCTCAGGACAGCATTTGGCAATGGAGGCCTCGATATCAGGTGGCTCCCTGATAGTCTTCGAGTCATCGAGGTAGACCGCATCGCTGAGGACAGCGTATTGCCAATACTGGCGAGCGAGCTCGCGTTGATCACCGTCCCGATAGCAAAACGTTCCCGGGACCCGCACGTATGCCTGGCTACTGGTCTGCCCAAACATCGCGAGGCAGTGCTCCTCATGTCCGACGCTCGGTACGAAGACGGCATCGTCGCCTGCCCCCGCCGTGTTGCCTAAAATGGCCGCGATGCTAACGCCGATACTGGTGATGATTCTTCTAGACATCTCGGCTCACCCTCCATCTCGCTCGTGCACAGAATTGCAGCGACGTAGCCACCTGGCAAGGAGACCAGGGCCTTCGATACTGCGACAGCATTTCCGACGACCCTGCCTCATGGCCTGCGCCAGTCGAAGATGAGAGCATCTCCTGCATGGAGCTCTGGAAGCCACCGCTCATCAACTGCACGCCATCGATTAAAGGACAGCATCAATTTTGCATTCTTTAAGTCGGTTCCAGTCAACTACGTAACGACCAGCTTCCTGCTTAAAGCATCCACCAGGCCAAGAGGCCCAAGGAAATTCATGGTCTTCGTGCTTACAAATCTCTGATTCACATTTATCAAGGCGATCCAACGCAGATTTATGAATCTTTAGTCGACCGTCATTGTATAAATATTCACCGTTTGTCAGATGCTTGACCAGATTACGCGACTGTCGATGATAGAGGAGCCCCCAAAAGAAACCATGTTCCGGGTCGTGGCTCGGTCCAAATTTATCCTCTCTTACCAGCACAGGGCTGTGCGATGGAAGAAGTCCAGTTCCTGAGAGGCTTCTTAACATCCAGTTTAGTGAAACACCGCTGAGCAAGCTGTCAGGATAGCCGCCTCCGACGTCTGCATGAGCACCCGCGAAATAAACCTCTTCTACTACGGTATTGAGGTGATTTACCTTCGTCATCGTATCTGGAAATTGATCAATACCATTCTTTTGACAATCTTCCAGAAGGTGAGGCCAAGTCAATAAGATTGGTGTGAAGATTCGAGCACGGTCATCATCAATGGACATGGCGTGATAGGCTTTTTCAACATTGCAGAGTTGATCTCCATAGCGATAGTTAGGAGACTCAAACTCCTCTGTGTAATCCGGTATTCCGAGTGCTTCCACCGTATCCCATAGACCGAGAACTTTAATATGAACAGGGGTTGGATCCCGGTCACCAATAGAGTTCTGGCGGAAGACTTTCTGGATTCTTTCCCGACGACCTATCTGGTCACCTTTATAAGCGTCGTAAATGAGGACTGCGCGCTCCTCGTATATCTGTCTGAGCTCCGAAAGTCTTAGGTCATTGCTTGGTTTTGGGATGCCTGCGTAATAAAGTAGCGCAGCTAAAGCACGTGCCGAATAAGCACCCCGACTAAAGCCAAAGATATAGATTTCATTATTTTCCCGATACTCCTCTTGTAGGAACGCGTACGCTTTACGCACTCGGTCGCCGAATCCCCAGCCCATCCCCATGCCAATCGCCTTCCCTTGCGCCCCAACACCTTCAATGTAAAAAGTAGCGATTGCTGGATTCGGTTGGAGACTTACAATCGAGTGCAACTTTCGGATATTGGTGTCGGACGATGGTTCATTGGCTGTGCCATCAAAGAACACCGCAATTTTTCGCGGCCGCCCAGTATCAGACGAATTGAGGTGGCTGGGAACTGCGGCGCATGCGGTGAGCATTACGGCGCAGGAGATGCAAATAAAGAAAGACCAAATGATTCTCATGGAAGTCTCCTTTTTTTTCAAATGACATATCCCTTGGTCTGAAGTGCAGTAGGTTATAGGGGGCCATTTCACTGACTTGCACTTGCCATAGTTTGGATGACAATCAAACGTCATGGAAAGTTCCGATATTTTTGTGCCTGGCCCCCTTACCAAGGCAGGGCGACAAATAAGACG encodes:
- a CDS encoding DUF2235 domain-containing protein, giving the protein MRIIWSFFICISCAVMLTACAAVPSHLNSSDTGRPRKIAVFFDGTANEPSSDTNIRKLHSIVSLQPNPAIATFYIEGVGAQGKAIGMGMGWGFGDRVRKAYAFLQEEYRENNEIYIFGFSRGAYSARALAALLYYAGIPKPSNDLRLSELRQIYEERAVLIYDAYKGDQIGRRERIQKVFRQNSIGDRDPTPVHIKVLGLWDTVEALGIPDYTEEFESPNYRYGDQLCNVEKAYHAMSIDDDRARIFTPILLTWPHLLEDCQKNGIDQFPDTMTKVNHLNTVVEEVYFAGAHADVGGGYPDSLLSGVSLNWMLRSLSGTGLLPSHSPVLVREDKFGPSHDPEHGFFWGLLYHRQSRNLVKHLTNGEYLYNDGRLKIHKSALDRLDKCESEICKHEDHEFPWASWPGGCFKQEAGRYVVDWNRLKECKIDAVL